From a region of the Lactuca sativa cultivar Salinas chromosome 4, Lsat_Salinas_v11, whole genome shotgun sequence genome:
- the LOC111896864 gene encoding pentatricopeptide repeat-containing protein At3g02490, mitochondrial, whose product MRNQWRLLLQRCKPVSELQFKVQSSTTIPLSRNRTFNSLIPHSRTLPIHFQNPSFPRLFTSSSELAVEQSKGTDQSVITSTLIELYSDPVKTNEDVMLELKSKPDLASTDYVNELFKNRSSEPGAAKAFFDWVMSKESDNLSSNSCNRLLGMLGANGLVKEFWDLVDIMKKKGYGVKKGASVRAIAKFEDEGMKDEVQKLRDLFALGSIDASVEKVSSRVCKVIQQTPWGDGVETKLQEMGIVYSGDLVKMILENLGTDPNKAVIFFRWIEESGLYKHDEKTYNAIARELAREDYIDKFWRLIDEMRAAGFDLEKATYIRVLNQFVRKKMLNDAVDLYEFAMSGNIKPSDQDCPFLLRKIVTSNELDMDLFSKVLKIYKESGNTMKNSFLDTILKSLTSVGRYGKCNKILKSMEEVGFLPDENSQGKIAFQLTKNNKIEESIEFLDLMESPSYKTFGSLIQGYCLSGHLEKACDCFQKMITKQGPDFSGYPLETITNAYCAKEKPLEGYNCLLEAVNEKEVKPWHTTYKLLITKLLEQGLFEEAINLLAPMKRHGYPPYLDPFVKYVAKTGTIDDTLMFLKAMTVKKVPSFAVYLRVFKAYFKAGRGNEAQDFLAKCPRFIRNHVEVLNLFSELKRGKDDSAPTLTLTPTPVAA is encoded by the coding sequence ATGAGAAATCAATGGCGTCTCCTCCTTCAACGATGCAAACCAGTTTCCGAGCTCCAGTTCAAGGTACAATCATCAACTACCATTCCTCTTTCTCGCAATCGCACTTTCAATTCACTCATCCCTCACTCGCGTACACTCCCCATTCATTTCCAAAACCCTAGTTTCCCTCGATTATTCACATCGTCATCTGAACTCGCTGTTGAACAAAGTAAAGGCACGGATCAATCCGTTATTACATCAACATTGATCGAACTATATTCAGATCCAGTCAAAACCAATGAAGATGTTATGCTCGAATTGAAGTCCAAACCCGACCTCGCTAGTACTGATTATGTTAACGAGCTTTTTAAAAACCGCAGCTCGGAACCTGGAGCTGCTAAGGCGTTCTTTGATTGGGTTATGTCAAAGGAAAGCGACAATTTGAGCTCGAATTCATGCAATCGGCTATTAGGTATGTTGGGGGCGAACGGATTGGTGAAAGAGTTTTGGGATTTAGTTGATATTATGAAGAAGAAAGGGTATGGAGTGAAGAAAGGTGCGTCTGTTAGGGCCATTGCAAAGTTTGAAGacgaaggcatgaaagatgaagtCCAGAAGTTGAGAGATTTGTTCGCATTGGGATCTATAGATGCTTCGGTTGAGAAAGTTAGCTCAAGAGTTTGTAAAGTCATTCAACAAACACCATGGGGAGATGGTGTTGAAACAAAATTGCAGGAAATGGGTATTGTGTATTCTGGTGATTTAGTTAAAATGATACTCGAAAACCTTGGAACAGATCCTAATAAAGCTGTTATATTCTTTAGGTGGATTGAGGAAAGTGGCTTATACAAACATGATGAAAAAACATACAATGCTATTGCAAGAGAGTTAGCTAGAGAAGATTACATAGACAAGTTCTGGAGATTGATTGATGAAATGAGAGCTGCAGGGTTTGATTTAGAAAAGGCTACATACATTAGGGTTTTGAATCAATTCGTAAGGAAGAAAATGCTAAACGATGCTGTTGATTTATACGAATTTGCAATGAGTGGAAACATTAAGCCCTCAGATCAAGATTGCCCCTTTCTTTTGAGAAAAATAGTGACAAGTAATGAGTTAGATATGGATTTGTTCTCCAAAGTCTTAAAGATTTATAAAGAAAGTGGGAATACAATGAAAAATTCTTTCTTGGATACAATTCTCAAGTCTTTAACAAGTGTTGGTAGATATGGTAAATGCAACAAGATCTTGAAATCAATGGAGGAAGTTGGTTTTCTTCCAGATGAAAACTCACAAGGTAAAATCGCTTTTCAATtaactaaaaacaataaaatcGAAGAATCAATCGAGTTTCTTGATTTAATGGAGTCTCCAAGTTACAAAACATTCGGATCTTTAATCCAAGGATATTGTCTTTCTGGACATTTGGAAAAAGCTTGTGATTGCTTTCAAAAAATGATTACAAAACAAGGCCCTGATTTTTCCGGATACCCATTGGAGACAATAACAAATGCATATTGTGCAAAGGAGAAGCCACTCGAAGGGTATAATTGTCTTTTGGAAGCTGTCAACGAGAAAGAAGTCAAACCATGGCATACGACATATAAGTTGTTAATCACAAAGCTTTTGGAACAAGGGTTGTTTGAAGAAGCTATTAATCTTCTTGCTCCTATGAAAAGACATGGATACCCTCCTTACTTGGATCCATTTGTGAAGTATGTTGCTAAAACAGGGACTATTGATGACACTTTGATGTTCTTGAAAGCAATGACTGTGAAAAAGGTACCTTCTTTTGCTGTTTATTTGCGTGTTTTTAAAGCTTATTTTAAGGCTGGAAGAGGTAATGAAGCTCAAGATTTTCTTGCGAAATGCCCGAGATTTATTCGGAACCATGTAGAGGTTTTGAATCTGTTTAGTGAGTTGAAACGTGGAAAAGACGATTCTGCCCCTACCCTTACCCTTACCCCTACCCCTGTGGCTGCTTAG
- the LOC111896866 gene encoding stress-induced protein KIN2: protein MSNNQNASFQAGQAKGQVEEKGNQLMDKASSAAQSAKETVQEAGSQVQMKASEAADAVKDATGMNK, encoded by the exons ATGAGCAACAACCAGAACGCAAGTTTCCAAGCTGGTCAAGCCAAAGGCCAAGTCGAG GAGAAAGGCAACCAATTGATGGATAAAGCTAGTTCAGCTGCCCAATCTGCCAAAGAAACAGTGCAAGAG GCTGGTTCACAAGTGCAGATGAAGGCATCAGAAGCAGCTGATGCAGTGAAGGATGCAACCGGGATGAACAAATAA